The following proteins are encoded in a genomic region of Paenibacillus sp. FSL H3-0469:
- a CDS encoding response regulator — protein sequence MKKIMLVDDEILIRENIRECIDWEKEGFLYCGDAPDGELALPIIEAQLPDILITDIKMPFMNGLELTSVVRQKFPQIKIIILSGHDDFQYAQKALRLGVEDYCLKPFSAADLLQLLRSVSARIDEELRIRHKYAYTPENLFADLCGGLISTAAAYEAAAQLELQLTAPYYAAAIFTLQPQNMEESPEPPPASPDAEELLASLLKEAADSFIYKRSRTETVLIYKGSDPAQMNQTLDDLCAAAKQRLREGCGLELSVSRGKVCERLQGIHLSYLEAENDRMFKQMSRMHSAAMLEAYYDPSAHGVLLDRSRLVQFLKSGDHRQMSGFLLELSKQLEQMNWDSGYACYLMNDITLELVQTAKNGFRAAAGHAGILQELQTPLKQISSSEDGLQYLKQLYERLWEWRSEGADKHRELIDRVKEYIREQYDKEQLSLNDISKVVRVSPSHLSKTFSQATGQTITEFLTATRMDRAKELLKSTGHKTFEIAYLVGYNDQHYFSNLFKKVTGMTPMEFRRQGNTGEQLHTIRRGAGNA from the coding sequence ATGAAGAAGATTATGCTGGTGGATGACGAGATCCTGATCCGCGAGAATATCCGGGAATGCATCGATTGGGAGAAGGAGGGCTTCCTCTATTGCGGTGACGCTCCCGACGGGGAGCTGGCGCTCCCAATCATTGAAGCGCAGCTGCCCGACATTCTGATTACCGATATCAAAATGCCGTTCATGAACGGCCTGGAGCTTACCTCTGTCGTCCGCCAGAAATTCCCGCAGATCAAAATCATCATTCTCAGCGGCCATGATGACTTCCAGTATGCCCAGAAGGCGCTGCGTCTGGGGGTGGAGGACTACTGCCTGAAGCCGTTCAGCGCAGCCGACCTGCTACAGCTCCTTCGTAGCGTCAGCGCCCGGATTGATGAGGAACTAAGGATCAGGCACAAATATGCCTACACCCCCGAGAATCTGTTCGCGGATCTGTGCGGAGGCCTGATCAGCACCGCTGCCGCTTACGAAGCGGCGGCCCAGCTTGAGCTGCAGTTAACAGCTCCTTACTACGCCGCCGCTATATTTACTTTGCAACCGCAGAATATGGAGGAGTCCCCGGAGCCTCCCCCCGCTTCACCGGATGCAGAGGAATTGTTAGCGAGCCTGCTCAAGGAGGCAGCCGACAGCTTCATTTACAAGCGCAGCCGCACTGAGACGGTCCTGATTTATAAAGGCAGTGATCCGGCCCAGATGAACCAGACTCTGGATGACCTGTGCGCGGCAGCGAAGCAGCGGCTGAGGGAAGGCTGCGGGCTGGAGCTGTCCGTCAGCCGGGGCAAGGTCTGCGAACGACTTCAGGGCATCCACCTCTCCTATCTGGAAGCCGAGAATGACCGGATGTTCAAGCAGATGTCCAGAATGCATTCCGCCGCCATGCTTGAGGCGTATTATGACCCTAGTGCCCATGGGGTTCTGCTCGACAGAAGCCGGCTGGTCCAGTTCCTGAAGTCAGGCGACCACAGGCAGATGTCCGGCTTCCTGCTGGAGCTGTCCAAGCAGCTTGAGCAAATGAACTGGGACTCAGGATATGCCTGTTACCTGATGAACGATATCACCCTGGAGCTGGTCCAGACGGCGAAGAACGGGTTCCGCGCAGCTGCAGGCCACGCCGGCATCCTCCAGGAATTGCAGACACCGCTGAAGCAAATCTCCAGTAGTGAGGATGGCCTTCAGTATCTCAAGCAGTTATACGAGCGGCTATGGGAATGGCGTTCCGAAGGAGCAGACAAGCACCGTGAGCTGATTGACCGGGTGAAGGAATATATCCGTGAGCAATACGACAAGGAGCAGCTCTCCCTGAATGACATTTCCAAGGTGGTCAGGGTCAGTCCCAGCCATCTGAGCAAGACCTTCAGTCAGGCGACCGGGCAGACCATCACGGAATTCCTGACGGCTACACGTATGGACCGGGCCAAGGAGCTGTTGAAATCCACGGGTCACAAAACCTTTGAAATCGCCTATCTGGTCGGCTATAACGATCAGCATTATTTCTCCAACCTGTTCAAAAAAGTAACGGGGATGACGCCCATGGAATTCCGCAGGCAGGGAAATACCGGGGAGCAGCTGCACACGATCCGCAGAGGGGCGGGAAATGCGTGA
- a CDS encoding sensor histidine kinase, which produces MRITRWISSSLRAKLLALFIVLSTIPLIAVGLISYQKSYQSISSHSKASSMLQAEMLGTNMDNLFKDTERLLELSNNPQVIHFLFSQSETYQEAKDILQTFTLYRDTYKYENVLNISLINLYGKGISERRGIFQSGINPLRNPHFQALSQNPELILRVPPPLVTSYDRVDGFTYGDKGVISIMKAVKQRITHEVIGYIIVDLNDSFIKEFCDKVTIGTTGFFYLLDEQNNPLYVPPVRAGELAVIQDNLIPAGERGRSGSFVLQTGGPPRFIVHTSSLATGWTIIGIAPLQEIVAEANRIRQLIIISVGLSIIFAITLHYLLTRRLTRPIQLLQHKMRLTASGYLEAKVKPDGTDEIADLGQSFNIMVEQIKELLAQSIRKQQQLQKAELRTLQAQINPHFLYNTLDSIVWMAEAGNHDGVIRLVKALSAFFRLSLNNGRDWVQIRSELAHVQSYLIIQQMRYHDILEFKVEVAEDLQEYPILNMTLQPLVENALYHGIKNKRGMGLIRIGGYTDGGTIMLTVSDNGIGIPDGRLAALRESVEHPIQSEEPEDTGQGGFGLQNVHQRLRLYFGPEYGIRLDSSEGYGTQITVRIPKNRGV; this is translated from the coding sequence ATGCGGATTACACGCTGGATCTCCTCCAGTCTTAGAGCCAAACTGCTGGCTTTGTTCATAGTGCTGTCCACCATACCGCTGATTGCCGTCGGCCTCATTTCCTACCAGAAATCCTACCAATCCATCTCCAGTCACAGCAAGGCTTCAAGCATGCTTCAGGCCGAAATGCTGGGAACGAATATGGACAACCTGTTCAAGGATACCGAGCGTCTGCTGGAGCTTAGCAATAATCCTCAGGTCATCCACTTTCTGTTCTCGCAGTCGGAGACCTACCAGGAGGCCAAGGACATTCTACAGACCTTCACCCTCTACCGGGACACCTACAAGTATGAGAATGTGCTCAACATCAGCCTGATTAATCTGTACGGCAAAGGCATCAGCGAACGCCGGGGAATCTTTCAGTCGGGCATCAACCCGCTGCGCAATCCGCATTTTCAGGCGTTATCCCAGAATCCCGAGCTGATCCTCCGGGTGCCCCCGCCGCTGGTTACCAGCTATGACCGGGTAGACGGCTTCACCTACGGAGATAAGGGAGTGATCTCGATAATGAAGGCGGTCAAGCAGCGGATTACGCATGAGGTCATCGGCTATATCATTGTGGACCTGAACGATTCCTTCATTAAAGAGTTCTGCGACAAGGTGACGATTGGCACTACCGGATTCTTCTACCTGCTGGACGAGCAGAACAATCCCCTCTATGTCCCTCCTGTGCGGGCGGGGGAGCTGGCCGTTATTCAGGACAACCTGATCCCTGCGGGGGAACGGGGCAGAAGCGGCAGCTTCGTGCTTCAGACGGGCGGCCCGCCCCGGTTCATCGTCCATACCTCCTCACTGGCAACAGGCTGGACGATTATCGGCATAGCCCCGCTGCAGGAGATTGTGGCCGAGGCGAACCGGATCAGGCAGCTGATTATTATCAGCGTGGGCTTAAGCATTATTTTTGCAATCACGCTCCATTATCTGCTGACCCGGCGGCTAACCCGGCCCATCCAGCTGCTCCAGCACAAGATGCGCCTGACCGCAAGTGGCTATCTGGAAGCCAAAGTCAAGCCGGACGGTACCGATGAGATCGCAGATCTCGGACAGAGCTTCAACATTATGGTCGAGCAGATCAAAGAGCTGCTGGCCCAGAGCATCCGTAAGCAGCAGCAGCTGCAGAAGGCAGAGCTGCGGACGCTTCAGGCGCAGATTAACCCTCATTTTCTATATAACACGCTGGATTCTATTGTCTGGATGGCCGAAGCGGGGAATCACGATGGCGTGATCCGGCTGGTAAAGGCATTATCCGCGTTCTTCCGGCTTAGCCTCAACAACGGGCGCGACTGGGTGCAGATCCGCTCCGAGCTTGCCCATGTGCAGAGCTATCTGATTATCCAGCAGATGCGCTACCACGACATCCTGGAGTTCAAGGTTGAGGTGGCGGAAGATCTGCAGGAGTATCCGATTTTGAATATGACCCTGCAGCCGCTGGTCGAGAACGCCCTGTACCACGGAATTAAGAATAAGCGGGGCATGGGACTGATCCGCATAGGCGGGTACACCGACGGAGGCACCATTATGCTGACGGTCTCGGACAATGGCATCGGCATCCCCGACGGGCGGCTTGCGGCGCTGCGGGAATCGGTCGAGCATCCCATCCAGTCGGAGGAACCCGAGGACACCGGCCAGGGCGGCTTCGGCCTGCAGAATGTGCATCAGCGGCTGCGTCTGTATTTCGGGCCCGAATATGGTATCCGTCTGGACAGCTCGGAAGGCTATGGCACACAGATTACGGTTCGCATACCCAAGAACAGGGGGGTCTAG
- a CDS encoding ABC transporter substrate-binding protein has translation MNKLGKVGAVLALTLSMTLLGACSSNNGGNTAADAGKTDSAATKAPAANATKEAKDITLGFSQVGAESGWRSANTKSIQDSAKEAGYTLKFSDAQQKQENQIKALRSFIQQKVDVISFSPVVESGWDTVLKEAKAAGIPVVLTDRAVDSKDTSLYVTFLGSDFVEEGRKAGKWLSEQYKDASGDVNIVELQGTTGSAPANDRMAGFAETIKDNPHLKVIASQTGDFTRAKGKEVMQAFLKANKKIDVLYAHNDDMALGAIQAIEAAGLKPGQDIKIISVDAVKDGMQAASEGKINFIVECNPLLGPQLMQVVKDVVDGKPVEARIVTEETTFTSEQAKEALPSRQY, from the coding sequence ATGAATAAGCTTGGAAAAGTGGGGGCTGTGCTTGCCCTGACCCTGTCCATGACCCTGCTGGGGGCATGCAGCAGCAATAACGGCGGGAACACGGCGGCGGATGCGGGCAAGACAGACAGTGCAGCAACGAAGGCGCCGGCGGCCAATGCCACCAAAGAGGCCAAGGATATCACGCTCGGCTTCTCGCAGGTGGGGGCGGAGAGCGGCTGGCGCAGCGCGAATACGAAGTCGATTCAGGATTCAGCCAAGGAAGCGGGCTACACGCTGAAATTCTCGGATGCCCAGCAGAAGCAGGAGAATCAGATCAAGGCACTGCGTTCTTTTATCCAGCAAAAGGTCGATGTCATCTCCTTCTCTCCGGTAGTGGAATCCGGCTGGGATACGGTTCTGAAGGAGGCGAAAGCGGCTGGCATTCCAGTTGTTCTGACAGACCGTGCGGTAGATTCCAAGGATACCTCACTGTATGTTACCTTCCTGGGCTCCGATTTCGTGGAAGAAGGCCGCAAGGCAGGGAAGTGGCTGAGCGAGCAGTATAAGGATGCTTCCGGCGACGTTAATATTGTAGAGCTGCAGGGAACTACAGGCTCTGCTCCGGCCAATGACCGGATGGCAGGCTTCGCTGAGACCATTAAGGATAACCCGCACCTCAAGGTCATTGCTTCACAGACCGGCGACTTCACCCGCGCCAAGGGCAAGGAAGTCATGCAGGCCTTCCTGAAGGCCAATAAGAAAATTGATGTGCTATATGCCCATAACGATGATATGGCGCTGGGGGCTATTCAAGCGATTGAAGCAGCAGGCCTGAAGCCGGGCCAGGATATCAAGATTATCTCTGTCGATGCCGTGAAGGACGGAATGCAGGCCGCCAGTGAAGGTAAAATCAACTTCATCGTCGAGTGCAACCCGCTGCTTGGACCTCAGCTGATGCAGGTAGTTAAAGATGTTGTCGACGGCAAGCCGGTAGAGGCCCGGATCGTGACCGAGGAGACCACCTTCACTTCCGAGCAGGCCAAGGAAGCGTTGCCTAGCCGCCAGTATTAA
- a CDS encoding sugar ABC transporter ATP-binding protein yields MDIALSTQQPILQMTRIHKRFPGVKALTDVSLRLFPGEVHALMGENGAGKSTLIKVLTGVYSIDEGLVEMEGTAIFMRSPQESQSAGISTVYQEVNLCPNLTVAENIFIGREPRRFGCIQWKQMNLRSAELLRERMNLHIDVTLPLQSYSVAVQQLVAIARALNISAKVLILDEPTSSLDQNEVDQLFRIMRKLQQEGLSILFVTHFLDQMYEISDRVTILRGGELVGEYMANELSRIDLVLKMIGKELHLLDELPTLAAQDKNSLGDELLRAEGLGRRGGIEPFDLNIRKGEVVGLAGLLGSGRTEAARLLFGADKPDFGQVILPPSGGGVHSPREAIGRRIAFCSENRKTEGIIGDLTVRENIILALQAKDGMFKTIPRGRQEQMAGEYIRMLNINPPSPDHLIKNLSGGNQQKVLLARWLLTEPELFILDEPTRGIDIGAKAEIQKLVLTLSRQGMSFLFISSELEEVLRVSDRIAILRDRRKVKEISEKDMSQQQIMQAIAGG; encoded by the coding sequence GTGGATATAGCCTTGAGCACACAGCAGCCCATACTGCAAATGACCCGGATACATAAACGGTTTCCGGGGGTGAAAGCCCTGACAGATGTGAGTCTGCGCCTGTTCCCCGGCGAGGTGCATGCCTTGATGGGCGAGAATGGCGCCGGTAAATCCACCTTGATCAAGGTGTTGACCGGCGTCTATTCGATTGATGAAGGCCTTGTGGAGATGGAGGGTACCGCCATCTTCATGCGCAGCCCGCAGGAATCACAGTCTGCGGGCATCAGCACCGTGTACCAGGAGGTGAATCTGTGCCCCAACCTGACAGTCGCCGAGAATATTTTCATCGGCCGGGAGCCGCGGCGGTTCGGCTGCATCCAGTGGAAGCAGATGAACCTGCGGTCAGCGGAGCTGCTCCGGGAACGGATGAATCTGCACATCGACGTTACCCTTCCCTTGCAGAGTTACTCTGTTGCAGTGCAGCAATTGGTTGCCATAGCCAGAGCGCTGAATATCTCGGCAAAGGTGCTGATTCTGGATGAGCCGACCTCAAGCCTGGATCAGAACGAAGTGGATCAGCTGTTCCGCATTATGAGGAAGCTTCAGCAGGAGGGGCTGTCGATCCTGTTCGTGACGCATTTTCTGGACCAGATGTATGAAATCTCCGACCGGGTCACCATTCTGCGCGGCGGCGAGCTGGTCGGTGAATACATGGCGAACGAGCTAAGCCGAATAGATCTCGTACTCAAAATGATCGGCAAGGAGCTTCATCTGCTGGATGAGCTGCCAACGCTTGCGGCACAGGACAAGAACAGCCTGGGCGATGAGCTGCTGAGAGCTGAAGGGCTGGGCCGCCGGGGCGGAATCGAGCCGTTCGACCTGAATATCCGCAAGGGAGAGGTCGTCGGACTGGCCGGACTACTGGGTTCCGGGCGGACGGAGGCGGCCCGCCTGTTGTTCGGTGCCGACAAGCCGGACTTCGGGCAAGTGATCCTGCCGCCGTCCGGCGGCGGTGTGCACTCCCCCCGGGAAGCCATAGGACGGCGGATCGCCTTCTGTTCGGAGAATCGCAAGACCGAGGGGATCATCGGCGATCTGACGGTAAGAGAGAACATTATTTTGGCGCTCCAGGCCAAGGATGGAATGTTCAAGACGATCCCGCGTGGGCGGCAGGAGCAGATGGCTGGAGAATACATCCGCATGCTGAATATCAATCCTCCCAGCCCGGACCATCTGATCAAGAACCTCAGCGGCGGCAATCAGCAGAAGGTGCTGCTGGCCCGCTGGCTGCTGACGGAGCCGGAGCTGTTCATCCTCGATGAGCCGACGCGGGGGATCGACATCGGAGCCAAAGCAGAGATTCAGAAGCTGGTGCTGACGCTCTCCCGGCAGGGAATGTCGTTCCTGTTCATCTCCTCGGAGCTGGAGGAGGTGTTGCGGGTCAGCGACCGGATCGCCATTCTGCGCGACCGCCGCAAGGTGAAGGAAATATCAGAGAAGGACATGAGCCAGCAGCAGATTATGCAGGCGATTGCGGGAGGCTGA
- a CDS encoding ABC transporter permease, translating to MSVVMKHHLFWPLCVLAALLLFNLCYSPDFFSITVHDGHLYGSLIDILNFGAPLILVAIGMTLVVATKGIDLSVGSIVAISGAIACLSISRGADQNSMGLILTSVLLAAGLSLMLGAWNGLLVSMAGIQPIIATLILMVAGRGIAQLITGGQIITVTSTKYAYIGSGSLAALPFSIFVVALVLVIALLLTRRTALGLFIESVGCNPAASKMSGIRAHLVILAVYVFCGLCAGIAGLLLSSNVSSADGNNAGLWYELDAILAVVIGGTSLNGGRFYLTGTVIGALIIQTLTTTIYMIGVPPEITLVVKACVVLAVCLIQSDTFRAAVAARWKSRHYPAEKEMSRHVS from the coding sequence ATGAGCGTAGTAATGAAGCATCATTTATTCTGGCCGCTGTGCGTACTGGCTGCACTGCTGCTGTTCAACCTGTGTTATTCGCCGGATTTCTTCTCCATCACCGTCCATGACGGGCATTTATACGGAAGCTTAATCGACATACTGAACTTCGGTGCGCCGCTGATCCTGGTAGCTATCGGGATGACGCTGGTAGTGGCTACCAAGGGGATCGACCTGTCGGTCGGTTCCATAGTAGCTATCTCGGGCGCTATCGCCTGCCTGAGCATCAGCAGAGGAGCGGACCAGAACAGTATGGGGCTGATCCTGACCTCGGTGCTGCTGGCCGCAGGCCTGTCCCTGATGCTGGGGGCCTGGAACGGACTGCTGGTCTCCATGGCCGGGATTCAGCCGATTATAGCCACACTGATTCTGATGGTTGCGGGAAGGGGGATCGCCCAGCTAATTACCGGCGGACAGATTATTACAGTAACCAGCACCAAGTATGCGTATATCGGGTCCGGTTCACTGGCTGCGCTGCCCTTCTCTATTTTTGTCGTAGCGCTGGTTCTGGTGATCGCCCTGCTGCTTACCCGGCGGACGGCCCTCGGCCTGTTCATCGAATCAGTGGGCTGTAATCCGGCCGCCAGCAAGATGTCCGGCATCCGTGCCCACTTAGTCATACTGGCCGTCTATGTGTTCTGCGGCTTATGCGCCGGAATCGCCGGCCTGCTGCTCAGCTCGAATGTCTCCAGCGCTGACGGCAACAATGCCGGTCTCTGGTATGAGCTGGACGCTATTCTGGCCGTGGTCATCGGCGGGACGTCGCTGAACGGCGGCCGCTTCTATCTGACCGGCACCGTGATTGGGGCGCTGATTATCCAGACGCTGACCACCACCATCTATATGATCGGTGTGCCGCCGGAGATTACGCTGGTTGTTAAGGCCTGTGTCGTCCTGGCCGTCTGCCTGATCCAGTCGGACACCTTCCGCGCTGCGGTTGCCGCCCGCTGGAAGTCGCGGCATTACCCCGCTGAGAAGGAGATGAGCCGTCATGTCTCTTAA
- the yjfF gene encoding galactofuranose ABC transporter, permease protein YjfF, whose amino-acid sequence MSLNRKYIPIVVTILLFIVMFTAGSFRYTGFFSLQVLMNLLVDNAFLLITAVGMSFVILSGGIDLSVGSVIALSTMVSASLVQQQGWPPAVVIPLVLLMGAVFGTIMGAIIHYFSIQPFIVTLAGMFLARGLCYVISIDTITIDNTFYTAMAQTRIPLPGGSFLSISAVIAILVVAAAIFTAHYTRFGRNVYALGGSEQSALLMGLPVARTKVLVYTLSGLCSALAGVVFTFYMLSGYGLHAVGFELDTIAAVVIGGTLLTGGVGYVLGTFFGVLIQGVIQTIISFEGTLSSWWTKIVIGLLLFIFILLQRVLSSRRLTLKE is encoded by the coding sequence ATGTCTCTTAACCGCAAGTATATTCCGATCGTTGTCACCATTCTGCTCTTCATCGTCATGTTCACCGCGGGTTCTTTCCGGTACACAGGCTTCTTCTCCCTTCAGGTGCTGATGAATCTGCTGGTGGATAATGCCTTTCTGCTAATCACGGCGGTGGGCATGTCCTTCGTCATCCTGTCCGGCGGCATCGATCTGTCTGTCGGCTCGGTGATTGCGTTATCCACAATGGTCTCGGCGAGCCTCGTGCAGCAGCAGGGCTGGCCGCCCGCCGTGGTTATCCCGCTGGTACTCCTGATGGGCGCCGTATTTGGTACGATTATGGGAGCGATTATCCATTATTTCTCCATCCAGCCTTTCATCGTCACACTGGCCGGAATGTTCCTGGCCCGGGGCTTATGCTATGTCATCAGCATCGATACCATTACTATTGATAACACCTTCTATACCGCCATGGCGCAGACGCGGATTCCGCTGCCGGGCGGCAGCTTCCTCTCCATCAGTGCTGTTATCGCCATACTTGTCGTAGCAGCCGCTATCTTTACGGCTCACTATACCCGGTTTGGGCGCAATGTGTATGCCCTTGGGGGCAGCGAGCAATCCGCACTGCTGATGGGATTGCCCGTGGCGAGAACCAAGGTGCTAGTCTATACGCTTAGCGGACTATGCTCGGCGCTGGCCGGCGTGGTGTTCACCTTTTATATGCTGTCGGGGTACGGGCTGCATGCCGTCGGCTTCGAGCTGGACACCATTGCGGCGGTCGTCATTGGCGGCACGCTGCTGACCGGAGGGGTCGGATATGTGCTGGGTACCTTCTTCGGGGTACTGATTCAGGGCGTGATTCAGACGATTATCAGCTTCGAGGGCACACTCAGCTCCTGGTGGACGAAGATCGTCATCGGCCTGCTGCTGTTCATCTTCATCCTGCTGCAGCGGGTGCTAAGCTCCAGGCGGCTGACCTTAAAAGAATAA
- a CDS encoding ABC transporter substrate-binding protein codes for MRTVKECLVLLGIVLTLLLLGGCTGGGNNGGPQALPIPEPSPAALTGLLPSAAETAADKPIVLGFSQLGSESTWREANTASIREAAGEAGITLLLKNAEQDQQKQFEAIRSFIRSGVDVIAVAPVVQTGWEPILLEIKQAGIPVIILDRSVNVPDSSLYVTFIGSDFYEEGVKAAKYVRDKMRHHNGEIRIAELQGTVGSTPSIDRGRGFRKMLDDQPNLQITLSAPADFTRSGGHEVMKTFLQQPKEQWPQVLYSHNDDMAIGAVEAIKEAGLVPGEDIIIVSVDGTRRAFEQMVAGSINAVVECNPLLGPLLMQAVKEIMAGRTLPKRMVTPEDIYTRELAAMEINNRKY; via the coding sequence TTGCGAACAGTAAAAGAGTGTCTGGTGCTGCTGGGCATCGTCCTGACACTGCTGCTGCTGGGCGGTTGCACGGGTGGCGGGAATAACGGCGGGCCGCAGGCGCTGCCCATACCTGAGCCTTCTCCTGCGGCGCTTACAGGCCTGCTGCCCTCCGCAGCAGAGACCGCCGCAGACAAGCCAATCGTGCTGGGCTTCTCCCAGCTCGGATCGGAGAGTACCTGGCGGGAAGCGAACACCGCATCGATCCGCGAAGCTGCCGGGGAGGCGGGGATTACGCTGCTGCTGAAGAACGCTGAGCAGGATCAGCAGAAGCAGTTCGAGGCCATCCGTTCTTTTATCCGCAGCGGAGTCGATGTGATTGCCGTTGCGCCTGTGGTGCAGACCGGCTGGGAGCCGATTCTGCTGGAGATTAAGCAGGCCGGAATTCCGGTGATTATCCTGGACCGTTCAGTCAATGTACCGGACAGCTCGCTCTATGTCACGTTCATCGGCTCTGACTTCTATGAAGAAGGTGTGAAGGCGGCCAAGTATGTGAGAGACAAGATGCGCCATCATAACGGGGAGATCCGCATTGCAGAATTGCAGGGAACCGTAGGCTCAACGCCGTCCATCGACCGTGGGCGCGGGTTCCGCAAGATGCTTGACGATCAGCCGAACCTGCAGATTACCCTCAGTGCTCCGGCGGATTTCACGCGCAGCGGCGGTCATGAGGTGATGAAGACTTTTCTGCAGCAGCCGAAGGAGCAGTGGCCGCAGGTGCTCTATTCCCATAATGACGATATGGCAATCGGCGCGGTGGAGGCTATTAAGGAGGCCGGACTTGTGCCGGGAGAGGATATTATTATTGTGTCAGTGGACGGGACGCGGCGGGCGTTCGAGCAGATGGTGGCGGGCAGCATCAACGCTGTGGTCGAATGTAATCCGCTGCTGGGGCCGCTGCTGATGCAGGCCGTGAAGGAGATTATGGCCGGCCGGACTCTGCCGAAGCGGATGGTGACCCCGGAGGATATATACACCCGTGAGCTGGCTGCTATGGAGATCAACAACCGCAAATATTAA